In Dasypus novemcinctus isolate mDasNov1 chromosome 10, mDasNov1.1.hap2, whole genome shotgun sequence, one DNA window encodes the following:
- the NLRP6 gene encoding NACHT, LRR and PYD domains-containing protein 6 yields MGEPEASGSRERRDAAARELLLAALEDLSEEQLKRFRLKLWDAPAGGRSIPRGRLEHADAVDLVERLAEFYGPEPALDVARKALKKSDVRDVAARLKEQRLQRLGPSPSPPLSVSDYKKLFREHVQQQHAKVKERNARSVKISKRFTKLLIAPESAALEDEALGPEAGLGARGWSPEPVRARRSDTDTFNRLFSRDAEGGRPLTVVLRGPAGIGKTMAAKKILYDWAAGKLYHGQVDFAFFMPCREVLGRPGACSLADLILEQCPDRGAPVRQMLAQAERLLFILDGADELPPAEAAPCTDPFEAAGGARVLGGLLSKALLPSSRLLVTSRATAPERLQGRLRSPQCAEVRGFSHKDKKKYFYKFFQDEWRAERAYRFVKENETLYGLCFVPFVCWIVCSVLRQQLQRRQDLSRTSKTTTAVYLLFISSMLSSAPATGGQQVQGELRKLCRLARKGLLGHRAQFSEKDLEQLELRGSSVQMLFLSKKELPGVLENEVAYQFMDQSFQEFFAALSYLLEEEGAPGAPADSVRTLLCSEVEMRGHLALTTRFLFGLLNTERIRDIERHFGCVVSERVKQEALLWVQGQGQGVTVAVPEKPEGPEGLNSSEPLEEDEEDENEELNHPLELLYCLYETQEDAFVRQALRSLPELALERVRFSRMDLVVLSYCVRCCPPGQVLRLLGCGLGTAQEKKKKKSLAKRLRGSLGGSGSSRATGQHPVSPLRPLCEAMTDQQCGLSSLTLSGCKLPNTVCRDLSEALKVAPALRELGLLRIGLSEAGMRMLCEGLAWPRCQVQTLRVQLPGRQEVLQYLAGLLRQTPALATLDLSGCQLPGPILTALCAALQHPRCSLQSLSLPSKELSEQELQELKAVKSAKPGLVIMHPALDRPLEPPEGVSSVL; encoded by the exons ATGGGTGAACCAGAGGCCTCCGGTTCCAG ggagcGCCGCGACGCCGCCGCCCGCGAGCTGCTCCTGGCCGCGCTCGAGGACCTGAGCGAGGAGCAGCTGAAGCGCTTTCGCCTCAAGCTGTGGGACGCGCCGGCGGGCGGCCGCAGCATCCCGCGGGGGCGGCTGGAGCATGCGGACGCCGTGGACCTGGTGGAGCGGCTGGCCGAGTTCTACGGGCCGGAGCCCGCGCTGGACGTGGCCCGGAAGGCCTTGAAGAAGTCGGACGTGCGCGACGTGGCTGCGCGCCTCAAGGAGCAGCGGCTGCAGC GGCTCGGCCCCAGCCCCTCGCCGCCGCTCTCGGTGTCAG ACTACAAGAAGTTGTTCCGCGAGCACGTGCAGCAGCAGCACGCCAAGGTCAAGGAGAGGAACGCCCGCTCCGTGAAGATCAGCAAGCGCTTCACCAAGCTGCTCATCGCGCCCGAGAGCGCGGCGCTGGAGGACGAGGCGCTGGGGCCCGAGGCGGGCCTGGGCGCGCGCGGGTGGAGTCCGGAGCCGGTGCGCGCGCGGCGCTCGGACACCGACACCTTCAACCGGCTGTTCAGCCGCGACGCGGAGGGCGGGCGGCCGCTGACCGTGGTGCTGCGCGGCCCGGCGGGCATCGGCAAGACCATGGCGGCCAAGAAGATCCTGTACGACTGGGCGGCGGGCAAGCTGTACCACGGCCAGGTGGACTTCGCCTTCTTCATGCCGTGCCGCGAGGTGCTGGGGCGGCCCGGCGCGTGCAGCCTGGCCGACCTGATCCTCGAGCAGTGCCCCGACCGCGGCGCGCCCGTGCGGCAGATGCTGGCGCAGGCGGAGCGGCTGCTCTTCATCCTGGACGGCGCCGACGAGCTGCCGCCCGCCGAGGCCGCTCCCTGCACCGACCCCTTCGAGGCCGCGGGCGGCGCGCGGGTGCTGGGCGGGCTGCTGAGCAAGGCGCTGCTGCCCTCCTCCCGGCTGCTGGTGACCTCCCGCGCCACGGCGCCCGAGCGGCTGCAGGGCCGCCTGCGCTCCCCGCAGTGCGCCGAGGTGCGCGGCTTCTCCCACAAGGACAAGAAGAAGTACTTCTACAAGTTCTTCCAGGACGAGTGGCGGGCGGAGCGCGCCTACCGCTTCGTGAAGGAGAACGAGACGCTGTACGGGCTGTGCTTCGTGCCCTTCGTGTGCTGGATCGTGTGCTCCGTGCTGCGCCAGCAGCTCCAGCGCCGCCAGGACCTGTCCCGCACCTCCAAGACCACCACGGCCGTGTACCTGCTCTTCATCTCCAGCATGCTCAGCTCCGCGCCTGCCACAGGCGGGCAGCAGGTGCAGGGCGAACTGCGCAAGCTGTGCCGCCTGGCCCGCAAGGGCCTCCTGGGGCACAGGGCGCAGTTCTCCGAGAAGGACCTGGAGCAGCTGGAGCTGCGCGGTTCCAGCGTGCAGATGCTGTTTCTCAGCAAGAAGGAGCTGCCCGGCGTGCTGGAGAACGAGGTTGCCTACCAGTTCATGGACCAGAGCTTCCAGGAGTTCTTCGCCGCGCTGTCCTACCtgctggaggaggagggggcgcCTGGGGCACCGGCTGACAGTGTCAGGACGCTCCTGTGCTCCGAGGTGGAGATGCGAGGCCACCTCGCACTCACCACCCGCTTCCTCTTTGGGCTTCTGAACACTGAACGAATTCGGGACATCGAGCGCCACTTTGGCTGCGTCGTCTCGGAGCGGGTGAAGCAGGAAGCCCTGCTATgggtgcagggccagggccagggcgtCACCGTGGCGGTGCCAGAGAAGCCAGAGGGCCCTGAAGGGCTCAACAGTTCCGAGCCGCTGGAGGAGGACGAGGAGGATGAAAACGAGGAGCTCAACCACCCTCTGGAGTTGCTGTACTGCCTGTACGAGACGCAGGAGGATGCATttgtgaggcaggcactgcgcAGCCTCCCAGAGCTGGCGCTGGAGCGAGTGCGCTTCAGCCGCATGGACCTGGTGGTCCTGAGCTACTGCGTGCGGTGCTGCCCCCCGGGGCAGGTGCTGCGGCTGCTCGGCTGCGGGCTGGGCACTGctcaggaaaagaagaaaaagaagagcctgGCGAAGCGGCTGCGGGGCAGCCTGGGAGGGAGTGG GAGTTCTCGAGCCACGGGACAGCATCCAGTCTCTCCACTGCGCCCACTCTGCGAGGCCATGACTGACCAGCAGTGTGGCTTGAGCAGCCTGAC GCTGTCTGGCTGTAAACTCCCCAACACGGTCTGCCGGGACCTCTCAGAGGCCCTGAAGGTGGCCCCCGCCCTGAGGGAGCTGGGCCTCCTGCGCATCGGGCTCAGCGAGGCGGGCATGCGGATGCTGTGCGAGGGCCTGGCCTGGCCACGGTGCCAAGTGCAGACACTCAG GGTGCAACTGCCTGGCCGCCAGGAAGTGCTGCAGTACCTGGCAGGCCTGCTCCGCCAGACCCCAGCCCTGGCCACACTGGACCTCAGCGGCTGCCAGCTGCCAGGCCCCATCCTGACCGCCCTGTGCGCAGCGCTGCAGCACCCCCGGTGCAGCCTGCAGAGCCTCAG TTTGCCCTCCAAGGAGCTGAGCGAGCAGGAGCTGCAGGAGCTGAAGGCTGTGAAGTCGGCGAAGCCAGGTCTGGTCATCATGCACCCTGCACTGGACAGACCCCTGGAGCCTCCCGAGGGGGTCAGCAGTGTCCTCTGA